A stretch of Leptospira perdikensis DNA encodes these proteins:
- a CDS encoding sensor histidine kinase, giving the protein MKVLLDRLGIRRLLNLGVTEHLGLESSVRVQLSNLIAVLGIYSNIQYSIFFVIAGAPHYRIMNLIHVCVITSLVFVLYLNIKGKYTLSRVILVFTVSVPLFFVSTISFGSSGGFYYYFLMFAIVPFVIFSYEEKWWILFVFLMNTGFYIWFEFFGTPGKFEEGTLLYRKEIQELFRINSVVSCLSFVALFMFYFLRNINRIQKEMTRINDHKDRIFSILAHDLRGPMGTMSNFLGYLTTSLPERDELIFGLKELKKTTNQTYLVLENLLDWVQNETKKTQCNPKNLSLSLILKNTLDILNIQATDKGISWEINVSETASVYCDERMTATVLRNILSNAIKYSHPNGRVSIEAELVSQFMEVRFQDNGVGMTDDLLSKIIEGKRFASGFGTVGEKGTGLGLLVCMELLKEQGGSLQVFSQPQVGTKIIIRLPLIN; this is encoded by the coding sequence ATGAAAGTTTTGTTAGATCGATTGGGGATTCGTCGATTACTCAATTTAGGAGTCACGGAACATTTGGGTTTGGAATCCTCTGTTCGTGTACAACTTTCTAACTTGATTGCCGTTTTAGGGATCTACTCTAATATCCAATATTCTATTTTTTTTGTCATCGCTGGTGCTCCGCATTACCGGATCATGAATTTGATCCATGTTTGTGTCATAACCTCACTAGTGTTTGTTCTTTATTTGAATATAAAGGGAAAATACACACTTTCTCGAGTCATCTTGGTTTTCACCGTTTCTGTTCCTTTGTTCTTTGTTTCTACTATTAGTTTTGGCAGTTCTGGTGGGTTTTACTATTATTTCTTAATGTTTGCAATTGTACCTTTTGTAATCTTTTCTTATGAAGAAAAGTGGTGGATCCTCTTTGTGTTTTTGATGAACACAGGATTTTATATTTGGTTCGAATTTTTTGGCACACCTGGTAAATTTGAAGAAGGGACTCTTTTGTATCGAAAAGAAATACAGGAATTGTTTCGTATCAACTCGGTAGTTTCTTGTTTATCCTTTGTAGCTTTGTTTATGTTTTATTTTTTAAGAAATATCAATCGTATACAAAAGGAAATGACTCGGATCAACGACCATAAGGATCGTATCTTTTCTATTCTTGCCCATGATTTACGGGGCCCTATGGGTACTATGAGTAATTTTCTGGGGTATTTAACAACTTCCTTGCCGGAAAGAGATGAGTTGATTTTTGGATTAAAAGAACTTAAAAAAACGACAAACCAAACTTATTTGGTTTTAGAAAACCTTTTAGATTGGGTTCAGAACGAAACTAAAAAAACGCAATGTAATCCAAAGAATTTGAGCCTTTCCTTAATTCTAAAAAATACATTGGATATACTAAACATTCAGGCTACTGATAAAGGGATCTCTTGGGAAATAAATGTTTCGGAGACTGCCTCCGTATATTGTGATGAACGAATGACTGCAACAGTGCTGCGTAATATATTATCGAATGCAATAAAATATTCGCATCCTAATGGAAGAGTATCGATAGAAGCTGAACTTGTTTCTCAATTTATGGAAGTTCGATTTCAAGACAATGGTGTAGGAATGACGGATGATCTTTTATCAAAAATTATCGAAGGTAAACGATTTGCATCTGGATTTGGAACAGTTGGTGAGAAAGGAACAGGTCTTGGGCTTCTTGTTTGTATGGAATTGTTAAAAGAACAAGGGGGTTCACTTCAAGTATTCAGCCAACCGCAGGTTGGAACAAAAATTATCATCAGACTTCCATTAATAAATTAA
- a CDS encoding NAD(P)-binding domain-containing protein: MWPSSYFRWLTKAVPTGAVETYPEISDSYETNLPNVFIIGDLTGVPLLKFSAESGVNVWKHIRDIKSEALDVVIIGSGPAGLSCAYEASRLGKKYVVLEANLPFQTIQSYPKQKPIFAEPKNLEFQSKIKIQNSTKEELLDYLNGLLQKEPIELHTGKRVSSIQTQGSLYSVQTELGESYLTSSVVIAIGKSGDPKRLGVKGESGPNVFYRLFDPYESKGKSVVVVGGGDSAVEAAIACSDYAEEVSLIHRGQEFQRPKQENRKRLDDLVQNGKIKLLLEAEVSEISEQNVFLKTPSSSIKRRADLVYVLIGNAAPIPFLKKLGIKIQNQKSLSDWVGFVSLFSFACLAYLGKASFYGPGWFSPLATTFGVISILSLSFFAYLKSKGGFGFIQPWVWFRNTYLLSLFFYFLFVYLSATYFGYTLFGKYPSFHYTMLYSLTILVFGIRRILVRRTQYILYQTFSLIFVQIFFLFLLPELILPELGDLGYLGSPDGYIRKEIFPNDAYWKAYGFILAWPLNMGVLYDGGITNFWLGYGVLFSFGLIPLIVYKYGKGAYCGWICSCGGLAETLGDEHRQKMPHEKWAYRFEHSGQYILALALILTVLKLVGVYGKVYDPNLEMSEFIADSVKWIYDIVVDIGLAGVVGVGFYFLFSGRIWCRMFCPLASLMHVYAKFSSFRIFSDKKRCISCNICTKNCHQGIDVMGYASRGIPMDSVQCVRCSACVSLCPTDVLQFGQIKSSGIHYDFLKAK, encoded by the coding sequence ATGTGGCCTTCTTCTTATTTCCGTTGGTTAACCAAAGCTGTACCTACTGGTGCAGTAGAAACTTATCCAGAAATATCTGATTCTTATGAAACGAATCTTCCTAATGTATTTATTATTGGAGACCTAACGGGCGTTCCTCTGTTGAAATTTTCTGCGGAAAGTGGAGTGAACGTTTGGAAACACATTCGAGATATAAAGTCAGAAGCTTTGGATGTTGTGATCATTGGTTCAGGGCCTGCGGGTTTATCCTGCGCTTATGAAGCAAGTAGGCTTGGAAAAAAATATGTCGTACTCGAAGCAAATCTTCCCTTTCAAACCATCCAAAGTTATCCAAAACAAAAACCTATTTTTGCGGAACCTAAAAACTTAGAATTCCAATCCAAAATTAAAATCCAAAATTCAACAAAAGAAGAATTATTAGATTATTTAAATGGCCTTTTACAAAAGGAGCCAATCGAGTTACATACAGGGAAACGGGTTTCTTCCATTCAAACTCAAGGTTCTTTGTACTCTGTACAAACAGAACTGGGAGAGTCTTATCTAACTAGTTCTGTTGTGATTGCCATAGGCAAATCAGGGGATCCGAAACGTTTGGGTGTGAAGGGTGAGTCTGGCCCGAATGTTTTTTATCGTTTGTTCGATCCTTATGAATCTAAAGGTAAATCTGTTGTGGTTGTCGGAGGTGGTGATAGTGCTGTGGAAGCTGCCATCGCCTGTTCTGATTATGCGGAAGAGGTGAGTTTAATACATAGGGGACAGGAATTTCAGAGACCAAAACAAGAAAATAGAAAACGTTTGGATGACTTGGTTCAAAATGGAAAAATAAAACTTCTGTTAGAAGCAGAAGTGTCTGAAATTTCAGAACAGAATGTATTTCTAAAAACACCTAGTTCTTCTATCAAACGTAGGGCTGATTTAGTTTATGTTTTGATTGGAAATGCTGCACCGATCCCTTTTTTGAAAAAATTAGGAATTAAAATTCAAAATCAAAAATCACTTTCTGATTGGGTTGGATTTGTTTCTCTATTTTCTTTTGCTTGCCTTGCTTACTTGGGGAAGGCTTCGTTTTATGGGCCTGGTTGGTTTTCTCCATTGGCAACAACCTTTGGTGTAATATCAATTCTTTCATTGTCGTTTTTTGCCTATTTGAAATCTAAGGGTGGGTTTGGTTTCATTCAGCCTTGGGTTTGGTTTCGGAATACTTATCTATTAAGTTTATTTTTCTATTTTCTTTTTGTCTATCTATCGGCTACTTACTTTGGTTATACCTTGTTTGGGAAGTATCCATCTTTTCATTATACAATGTTGTATTCTTTAACAATTCTTGTATTTGGGATCCGGCGAATTTTAGTTCGTAGAACACAGTATATACTTTATCAAACTTTTAGTCTGATATTTGTCCAAATATTCTTTTTGTTTCTTTTGCCAGAATTGATTTTGCCTGAACTAGGGGACCTGGGATATTTGGGGAGTCCTGATGGATACATCCGTAAAGAAATTTTTCCCAACGATGCCTATTGGAAAGCATACGGTTTTATCTTAGCTTGGCCACTCAATATGGGTGTTTTATACGATGGAGGGATCACCAATTTTTGGTTAGGTTATGGCGTTTTGTTTAGTTTTGGATTGATTCCACTTATAGTATATAAGTATGGAAAGGGTGCCTATTGTGGTTGGATTTGTTCCTGTGGTGGCCTTGCTGAAACATTGGGTGATGAACATCGGCAAAAGATGCCTCATGAAAAATGGGCTTATCGATTCGAACATTCCGGGCAGTATATTCTCGCTTTAGCATTGATCTTAACAGTTTTAAAACTTGTGGGAGTTTATGGGAAAGTATATGATCCAAATTTAGAAATGAGTGAATTCATTGCTGATTCTGTTAAATGGATTTATGATATCGTTGTGGACATTGGTCTTGCGGGTGTCGTTGGCGTTGGGTTCTATTTCCTCTTTTCTGGTAGGATTTGGTGTCGTATGTTTTGCCCACTTGCATCTCTTATGCATGTTTATGCGAAGTTCAGTAGTTTTCGAATTTTTTCAGATAAAAAAAGATGTATATCTTGTAATATTTGTACAAAGAATTGCCATCAAGGAATTGATGTGATGGGTTATGCAAGTCGAGGGATTCCTATGGATAGCGTACAATGTGTACGATGTTCCGCTTGTGTTTCGCTTTGCCCGACAGATGTTTTACAATTTGGACAAATTAAATCGTCTGGCATTCATTATGATTTCTTGAAAGCAAAATAA
- a CDS encoding glycerate kinase type-2 family protein, whose product MNFLREEVELLFREGVRAATPQFLFVEFWSKNPELLKRINQPGKKNYVFALGKAAYSMALSFQEYCPVDKGFILTKYGHLPAKVQTKGQMGVWQCREASHPVPDLNSEQHSREVLSDLSALGEDHQLIVLLSGGGSSLFEIPEIGFELEDLVQLNQNLLKQGLSIYEINAERKKYSAVKGGKLLKKLNPNLSVYTFAISDVLGDNPEVIASAPSYPGSEFYVIGNLSLSLAAIEQKAKSLGYEVRIISDSWDLSSEETAKHIIGELINSKKNNKKQAIILGGELVCPVIGNGLGGRNQETVLRMAILSEFMERDREWIFLSCGTDGTDGPTDAAGGMIGPESINQMKAKGWDPKAELLNSNSYPVLKDTDSLLFTGATGTNVNDLLILLVSERDS is encoded by the coding sequence ATGAATTTTTTAAGAGAAGAAGTTGAATTACTTTTTAGGGAAGGGGTTCGGGCCGCCACCCCCCAATTTCTTTTTGTAGAATTTTGGAGCAAAAATCCTGAACTTCTAAAACGTATAAACCAACCGGGCAAAAAGAACTACGTTTTTGCTTTAGGAAAAGCCGCTTATTCGATGGCCTTATCTTTTCAAGAATATTGCCCAGTTGATAAAGGTTTTATTCTTACAAAGTATGGACATCTTCCTGCCAAGGTACAAACCAAAGGTCAAATGGGCGTTTGGCAATGCCGGGAAGCTTCCCATCCAGTTCCAGATTTAAATTCAGAGCAACATTCGAGGGAAGTTCTATCAGATCTTTCCGCTTTAGGTGAAGACCACCAATTGATTGTTTTGTTATCTGGAGGTGGGTCTAGTTTATTTGAAATCCCGGAAATAGGTTTTGAATTAGAGGATCTCGTTCAATTAAATCAAAATTTATTAAAACAGGGACTTTCTATTTACGAAATCAATGCTGAGAGAAAAAAATATTCTGCGGTTAAAGGAGGAAAGTTATTAAAAAAATTAAATCCAAATCTTTCTGTATATACATTTGCCATATCAGATGTATTAGGTGATAATCCAGAGGTCATTGCTTCGGCTCCGAGTTATCCTGGGAGTGAGTTTTATGTGATCGGAAATTTATCTTTGTCTTTGGCTGCTATCGAACAAAAAGCTAAGTCTTTGGGATATGAAGTGCGAATCATCTCAGATTCTTGGGATCTATCGAGTGAAGAAACTGCAAAACATATCATTGGAGAATTGATAAACTCCAAAAAGAATAATAAAAAACAAGCGATTATACTTGGTGGCGAATTGGTTTGTCCTGTAATCGGAAATGGTCTTGGGGGTCGAAACCAAGAAACCGTCCTTAGGATGGCCATTCTTTCTGAATTTATGGAAAGAGATCGAGAATGGATCTTTCTTTCTTGTGGCACGGATGGAACTGATGGTCCTACCGATGCTGCCGGTGGGATGATCGGTCCAGAAAGTATAAATCAGATGAAAGCGAAAGGTTGGGATCCAAAGGCAGAACTTCTAAACTCCAATTCCTATCCGGTACTCAAAGATACAGACAGTTTGTTGTTTACAGGTGCTACTGGAACCAATGTTAACGATTTATTGATTCTTCTTGTCTCGGAAAGGGATTCCTAA
- a CDS encoding C69 family dipeptidase, translating into MCDTSLATEKFTNTQKRIFAKNSDREPNEAQSILHVPRMEYTKGSTLRTTYIEIPQTNVTYEVFLSKPFHMWGAEMGVNEFGLCIGNEAVFTNLKIKKQNNGLTGMDLIRLALERCRSAKDGLFLITELLETYGQDACGGYENRSFFYHNSFIIADRTDGYVLETVDRYWVAKKIDSFYAISNGLTIGSDFDYSSPNLINKLRKKSNKEFSFKDHFSDHFYTYMSHCKDRRILHQKTAENLEKENASYTTKQAMAALKTHAIETDEFEPSSSSMKSLCLHATGPTTPNQTNGSLIVEWDTSETNQDPLRVFYTGTSTPCLSLFKPFFFGTKNFLNSSSLLSNATYSETLWWLNESIARKSNFDYQAVRSILVPALIGLQESVFNITKDFLSPPKKEEVQWRFLKDHVNILKKVDEELIESKIGMSRWQNPLFQIYWSGQNRKLGIPFRDKKNQ; encoded by the coding sequence ATGTGCGACACCTCCCTTGCCACTGAAAAATTTACCAATACCCAAAAAAGAATCTTCGCCAAAAACTCCGATCGAGAACCAAACGAAGCACAATCCATTCTCCATGTTCCACGTATGGAATATACAAAGGGATCAACATTACGTACAACTTATATAGAAATCCCACAAACGAACGTTACTTATGAGGTTTTTCTCAGTAAACCTTTCCACATGTGGGGAGCAGAAATGGGTGTGAATGAATTTGGACTTTGTATTGGAAATGAAGCTGTTTTCACTAATTTAAAGATAAAAAAACAGAACAACGGTTTGACGGGAATGGATTTAATCCGACTTGCATTAGAAAGGTGTAGATCCGCAAAAGATGGACTTTTCCTCATCACAGAATTACTAGAGACTTACGGTCAAGATGCTTGTGGTGGTTACGAAAACCGTTCCTTTTTCTATCACAACAGTTTTATCATTGCTGATCGCACAGATGGGTATGTATTAGAAACTGTAGACAGGTATTGGGTCGCAAAAAAAATAGATTCTTTCTATGCTATTTCCAATGGCCTCACCATCGGATCTGATTTTGACTATTCCTCCCCCAACTTAATCAACAAACTACGCAAAAAATCCAACAAAGAATTTTCCTTTAAGGATCATTTCAGTGATCACTTTTACACATATATGAGTCATTGTAAAGATAGAAGGATACTACATCAAAAAACGGCAGAAAACTTGGAAAAAGAAAATGCTAGTTATACTACAAAACAAGCGATGGCTGCTCTAAAAACACATGCAATTGAAACAGATGAATTTGAACCGTCATCGTCTTCAATGAAATCGCTTTGTTTACATGCAACTGGTCCAACAACACCCAATCAAACCAACGGAAGCCTAATCGTAGAGTGGGACACATCAGAAACAAATCAAGATCCACTACGTGTTTTTTATACAGGAACATCCACCCCGTGTTTGAGTTTGTTTAAACCGTTCTTTTTTGGAACTAAGAATTTTTTGAATTCTTCTAGTTTATTATCGAATGCAACTTATTCTGAAACCTTATGGTGGTTAAACGAATCGATTGCTAGAAAATCTAATTTTGATTACCAAGCAGTACGTTCTATCCTTGTCCCAGCTTTAATTGGTTTACAGGAATCTGTTTTCAATATTACAAAAGATTTTCTTTCTCCTCCTAAAAAAGAAGAAGTGCAATGGCGTTTTTTAAAAGATCATGTTAATATTCTGAAAAAAGTAGATGAAGAACTGATCGAATCAAAAATTGGAATGAGTCGATGGCAAAATCCGCTCTTTCAAATCTACTGGTCAGGACAAAACAGAAAATTAGGAATCCCTTTCCGAGACAAGAAGAATCAATAA
- a CDS encoding cation-translocating P-type ATPase: MTSIPKQISEYIRMGLSQEQVRKNRAKYGANEITSSQRKGIFQMLFGVVTEPMILLLISISIVYLLLGDQGEALLLLFSVLGIITITFIQEKKTETAISALRSLASPRTNVIRDQQIIRLEGKDVVYDDLLILNEGDRVPADCELISDRMFSCDESLLTGESVPVSKSQLDLIFCGSLVVSGEGVCRVTAVGNQTEIGKIGRKIADEAVGKTLLEVEVARLVRNLFIVAASLCVILALYFGIAKNQWLQGLLSGLTLAIGLMPEELPLVLTIFFALGAFRLSTKNVLVRRSSIIETLGAATVLCSDKTGTITQNKMKVGIVVTHSEMTHLTPALSLSEGTKNLLQIAYCASKHPSFDPMDIAISDCLVLYDQVKDSALLSVRDFPLTPDHLTMVRILKEGDDFVSYAKGSPEAVFDLCKFKPSELDFWTAKTNELAKQGYRILGVAKSQTLLKEIPEERKEVNYTFYGILAFLDPIREIVPLAVKTAYDSGIRVIMITGDYPETAKNIADQIGLKESHLVYTGKELASLSEEEIQSAIRTCNIFSRVSPDDKWKIVRMLKADGEIVAMTGDGVNDAPALRTANIGVAMGERGTDVAREAADIVLLDDSFSSILESVRIGRQIFDNLKKALGYIIGVHIPIVGITFLPIIFDWPIIVLSAIHIVFMEMVIDPTCTIVFERESAESDLMKRKPRETKEPLLDRELFVNSLIQGAFSLLSVVSSYWIMELYLKGDSSPKVVSTASFVTLVFSNLFLILANRSLHESMWSRMRISNPVIRYVFAGTISVLVFSMYLPGMNTMFRFVPLNFLQFSAAILVAFVGVVFYDMTKVLVSKLLRS; encoded by the coding sequence ATGACGTCGATCCCAAAACAAATTTCAGAATACATCCGAATGGGGTTATCCCAAGAACAAGTTAGGAAAAACCGGGCCAAGTATGGGGCCAATGAAATCACATCTTCTCAAAGGAAAGGGATCTTTCAAATGTTGTTCGGTGTGGTAACTGAACCGATGATTTTGCTTCTCATTTCCATAAGCATAGTCTATTTACTTTTGGGAGATCAAGGAGAAGCCCTTCTATTGTTATTTTCAGTTCTTGGAATCATTACAATTACTTTCATCCAAGAGAAAAAAACAGAAACCGCAATCTCTGCCCTTCGTTCTCTTGCAAGCCCACGGACGAATGTGATTCGTGATCAACAGATCATTCGTCTTGAAGGAAAAGATGTGGTATATGATGATTTACTGATTTTAAATGAAGGAGATCGTGTCCCAGCTGATTGCGAACTCATATCGGATCGAATGTTTTCTTGTGATGAATCTCTTTTGACAGGAGAGTCAGTTCCGGTTTCTAAGTCCCAATTAGATTTGATATTCTGTGGTTCGTTAGTTGTTAGTGGTGAAGGAGTTTGTCGTGTGACAGCAGTGGGCAATCAAACAGAAATTGGAAAAATTGGTCGAAAGATTGCTGATGAAGCTGTGGGCAAAACTTTATTAGAAGTAGAAGTTGCTAGGCTTGTTCGTAATTTGTTTATTGTCGCGGCTTCTTTATGTGTAATACTTGCTCTTTATTTTGGAATCGCAAAAAACCAATGGTTACAAGGTTTACTCTCAGGCCTTACGCTTGCTATCGGACTTATGCCAGAGGAACTTCCCTTGGTGTTGACCATATTTTTTGCCTTAGGTGCTTTTCGTTTGAGCACTAAAAATGTTTTGGTCAGACGTTCTTCTATCATTGAAACATTGGGAGCAGCCACTGTTTTATGTTCTGATAAAACAGGAACCATCACTCAAAATAAAATGAAAGTCGGAATTGTCGTGACTCATTCGGAAATGACTCATTTAACTCCTGCGTTAAGTCTTTCAGAAGGAACAAAAAATTTACTTCAGATTGCGTATTGTGCCTCCAAACATCCGAGTTTTGATCCCATGGACATTGCCATATCGGATTGTTTGGTTTTATATGATCAGGTAAAAGATTCGGCTCTTCTTTCTGTTCGTGATTTTCCTTTAACACCTGATCATTTAACTATGGTTCGTATATTAAAAGAAGGGGATGATTTTGTAAGTTATGCAAAAGGATCACCTGAAGCAGTTTTTGATTTGTGTAAATTTAAACCTTCTGAATTGGATTTTTGGACTGCTAAAACCAATGAATTAGCGAAACAAGGATATCGAATTCTTGGAGTCGCCAAGTCTCAAACACTATTAAAAGAAATTCCTGAAGAAAGAAAGGAAGTTAATTATACATTTTATGGCATTTTAGCTTTTTTGGACCCGATTCGAGAGATTGTTCCTTTGGCTGTCAAAACCGCCTACGACTCAGGAATTCGAGTGATTATGATTACCGGTGATTATCCCGAAACAGCAAAAAATATAGCAGATCAAATCGGATTAAAGGAATCCCATTTGGTATATACGGGAAAAGAACTGGCAAGTCTTAGTGAAGAAGAAATACAATCCGCCATTCGAACATGTAATATTTTTTCAAGAGTTAGTCCAGATGATAAATGGAAGATTGTTCGGATGTTAAAAGCGGATGGCGAAATTGTCGCTATGACGGGAGATGGGGTAAATGATGCACCGGCACTTCGAACGGCAAACATTGGTGTGGCGATGGGTGAAAGGGGAACAGATGTAGCTCGAGAAGCGGCCGATATTGTTTTGTTAGACGATTCATTTTCTTCCATATTGGAATCTGTTCGTATCGGCAGACAAATTTTTGATAATTTGAAAAAAGCTCTTGGTTATATCATCGGAGTTCATATCCCTATTGTTGGGATTACTTTTTTGCCCATTATTTTTGATTGGCCCATCATTGTGCTTTCTGCCATCCATATTGTATTTATGGAGATGGTCATTGATCCTACCTGCACGATCGTATTTGAAAGAGAGTCGGCAGAATCAGATTTGATGAAAAGGAAACCAAGAGAAACCAAAGAACCTTTGTTGGATCGAGAGTTGTTTGTAAATTCACTGATTCAGGGGGCTTTTTCTTTACTCTCTGTTGTGTCTTCCTACTGGATTATGGAATTGTATTTAAAAGGAGATTCTTCTCCCAAGGTTGTAAGTACGGCTAGCTTTGTTACATTAGTATTTTCGAATTTATTCTTAATCCTTGCCAACCGGTCTTTACATGAGTCTATGTGGAGTCGGATGCGAATTTCTAATCCTGTCATTCGTTATGTTTTTGCCGGAACCATCAGTGTATTGGTTTTTTCCATGTATTTACCAGGAATGAATACAATGTTCCGATTTGTCCCACTCAATTTTCTGCAATTTTCAGCAGCGATACTGGTTGCATTTGTGGGAGTAGTGTTTTACGATATGACAAAAGTTTTGGTTTCTAAATTACTTCGTAGCTGA
- a CDS encoding patatin-like phospholipase family protein, which produces MIELFFPKKYSALCLKSAFFGFFAHTGFVRGLQEIGFKPAIVTGSSSGAMIGALYATGREMVEFESLILGLRKKDFWEGNSLTMLGRLLRKGLNGYSGVLTGKATRKILYPYLGNQKFSDLPIKLGIAVSNLSKNKRELITEGNVLDAVMASIAFPFLYEVQEFQGQEFLDGGIGDGEPIKELILDPSIDRIVIHQINNHRPVSRNVMKRALDASVQIIESEAEDLKSLLAKEKGKKLIRLETNTPYLSPNDFSKGKFALAEGRGTAYRHKAEILGDLELPVFGFFNQ; this is translated from the coding sequence ATGATCGAACTCTTCTTTCCCAAAAAGTATTCTGCGCTCTGTTTAAAATCTGCCTTTTTTGGATTTTTTGCCCATACGGGTTTTGTGCGTGGGTTACAAGAAATTGGTTTCAAACCTGCGATTGTTACAGGCTCCAGTTCTGGTGCAATGATTGGCGCCTTGTATGCAACTGGTCGTGAGATGGTGGAATTTGAATCTTTAATTCTGGGATTAAGAAAGAAAGATTTTTGGGAAGGAAATTCTCTCACTATGTTAGGTCGGTTGTTGCGAAAAGGTTTAAACGGTTACAGTGGTGTTTTGACTGGGAAAGCCACACGTAAAATTTTATATCCTTATTTAGGAAATCAAAAGTTTTCTGATTTACCCATCAAATTAGGAATCGCTGTTTCTAATCTTTCTAAAAACAAAAGAGAACTGATTACCGAAGGTAACGTACTCGATGCAGTGATGGCATCCATCGCTTTTCCTTTTTTATATGAAGTACAAGAATTTCAGGGTCAGGAATTTTTAGATGGTGGAATCGGAGACGGCGAACCTATCAAAGAACTTATTTTAGATCCAAGTATAGATCGAATCGTAATTCATCAAATAAATAACCATAGGCCTGTTAGTCGAAATGTGATGAAAAGGGCATTAGATGCTTCTGTTCAAATCATTGAGTCAGAAGCAGAAGATCTAAAATCCTTACTTGCTAAGGAAAAAGGAAAAAAACTCATTCGTTTGGAAACAAACACCCCTTATTTATCACCAAATGATTTTTCAAAAGGAAAGTTTGCACTGGCGGAAGGACGCGGAACTGCTTATCGACATAAAGCTGAAATTTTAGGTGATTTAGAGTTACCTGTATTTGGTTTTTTTAATCAGTAA